A portion of the Lolium rigidum isolate FL_2022 chromosome 1, APGP_CSIRO_Lrig_0.1, whole genome shotgun sequence genome contains these proteins:
- the LOC124650643 gene encoding uncharacterized protein LOC124650643, whose product MDGVKVYDNYFCIKVDSIVKVGLSSYQKCTAAIRMLTYGVAGDFVDECTRMSESSCLEAMYRFCRAVIGVFGEQYLRQPNAEDTSRLLLCFPPLACRCPPSLSPRQQQAEILLQKIQLTTAGQKSSTATPSLAAVHRADGGNGTALISATSSSPSRSRGCSGWARPSSTSAPAASVFNHLRSLRCSSVVPELAHFAIKPRLNRSIPLASKFDPCPGEVPIPGVHMQHLSFILTPSSCLFQFLEQPQLLLFHPARYTNTTSSAGSKSFGSWVVCSLSLHAYNQLHHFYTFVSASTHNPIDPPASLAA is encoded by the exons atggatggcgtcaaggtcTACGACAACTACTTCTGCATCAAAGTGGATTCAATtgtcaaggtaggcctctcttcgtatcaGAAATGCACTGCAGCTATTAGGATGCTCACATAtggtgttgccggtgatttcgtagatgagtgcaCGCGCATGAGCGAGTCAAGctgcttggaagcgatgtacaggttctgcagagcagtgatcggtGTGTTCGGAGAACAATATCTGCGacaacctaatgcagaggacacatcCCGTCTGTTG CTCTGTTTTCCTCCTCTTGCCTGCCGCTGTCCTCCTTCCCTTTCTCCACGCCAACAGCAGGCAGAAATTCTTCTTCAGAAAATTCAGTTAACCACCGCTGGACAAAAATCCTCAACCGCGACGCCGTCTCTCGCCGCTGTCCATCGCGCCGACGGCGGGAATGGAACCGCCTTGATCTCCGCTACATCCTCGTCGCCTTCAAGGAGTCGGGGCTGCTCTGGATGGGCAAGGCCGTCCTCGACCTCCGCTCCGGCCGCCAGCGTCTTCAACCATCTGCGATCACTCCGGTGCTCCTCCGTCGTCCCCGAGCTCGCCCACTTCGCCATCAAGCCCAGG CTAAACCGATCAATTCCACTGGCTAGCAAATTCGATCCATGCCCAGGAGAAGTTCCAATTCCAGGTGTTCACATGCAACATCTTTCTTTTATTTTAACACCGTCTTCGTGTCTGTTTCAGTTTTTAGAACAGCCGCAGCTTTTGCTGTTCCATCCTGCACGTTACACGAACACAACTAGCTCTGCTGGCAGTAAATCATTTGGGTCATGGGTTGTTTGCTCGCTGTCGCTTCACGCATACAACCAACTGCACCACTTCTACACTTTTGTTTCAGCTAGCACACACAACCCAATCGATCCACCTGCTAGCTTGGCTGCTTAG
- the LOC124650654 gene encoding uncharacterized protein LOC124650654 yields MRISVDSFGILTLCFPPLACRCPPSLSPRQQQAEILLQKIQLTTAGQKSSTATPSLAAVHRADGGNGTALISATSSSPSRSRGCSGWARPSSTSAPAASVFNHLRSLRCSSVVPELAHFAIKPRLNRSIPLASKFDPCPGEVPIPGVHMQHLSFILTPSSCLFQFLEQPQLLLFHPARYTNTTSSAGSKSFGSWVVCSLSLHAYNQLHHFYTFVSASTHNPIDPPASLAA; encoded by the exons atgcggatttcggtgGATTCATTTGGGATCCTcacg CTCTGTTTTCCTCCTCTTGCCTGCCGCTGTCCTCCTTCCCTTTCTCCACGCCAACAGCAGGCAGAAATTCTTCTTCAGAAAATTCAGTTAACCACCGCTGGACAAAAATCCTCAACCGCGACGCCGTCTCTCGCCGCTGTCCATCGCGCCGACGGCGGGAATGGAACCGCCTTGATCTCCGCTACATCCTCGTCGCCTTCAAGGAGTCGGGGCTGCTCTGGATGGGCAAGGCCGTCCTCGACCTCCGCTCCGGCCGCCAGCGTCTTCAACCATCTGCGATCACTCCGGTGCTCCTCCGTCGTCCCCGAGCTCGCCCACTTCGCCATCAAGCCCAGG CTAAACCGATCAATTCCACTGGCTAGCAAATTCGATCCATGCCCAGGAGAAGTTCCAATTCCAGGTGTTCACATGCAACATCTTTCTTTTATTTTAACACCGTCTTCGTGTCTGTTTCAGTTTTTAGAACAGCCGCAGCTTTTGCTGTTCCATCCTGCACGTTACACGAACACAACTAGCTCTGCTGGCAGTAAATCATTTGGGTCATGGGTTGTTTGCTCGCTGTCGCTTCACGCATACAACCAACTGCACCACTTCTACACTTTTGTTTCAGCTAGCACACACAACCCAATCGATCCACCTGCTAGCTTGGCTGCTTAG